The sequence GCCGCAAAGTATATGACATACACGCTCCGCCATAAAGTATTGTATGACCCCCGGAAGAGTCCCCCGTCCGTAACGATGAGGAAGAAGAATCCCCCGATGCCCGGCATGAGATTCAGAGCCAGTATCACGAAACTTGACGCAAGAAGCATTCTGTTGAAGCGGGCGAATTTCGCGTTGTCGACATGCACATACGCTTCAACGTACCTCATCAGGAAATATGCGTTGATGTTAATTGAGGCGTAATACATCGTGCGGATTGTCAGGTTCACGGTGTGGCGGTGTCCCCAGCCGTCAATGAGGAGAGTCGACGAGACTTCAAGCAGTGCGGACAGGAAGGTGAACAGCGCAAGAAGCCGGAAGCGCGTATTAATCAGAGCGTTAGTCCTGTAGCGAATGAAGAGGAACACGGCCATGACTCCCAAGAACGGAATCACGGTAGCTTCAATCCATACATTATAGCCATATGTCAGCATAGGGATTATCCCTCCAAACCCTGCGTGATTTTCTCCGTCGGGATATATTTCGCGAGCATTTCTTCAAGCTCTTTTCCGTTCACGGGCTTGCTGAGGAAGTCGTCAAAACCTGCGGACAATAATTCAGCCCTGACTCCTACAAGAGCATTTGCCGTACACACTATCACTTTTGCTTTTGACCCGGGCGAGTCGGGCATGGCTTTAAGGTTATGGAGAGTCTGTTTTCCGTCCATGTGCGGCATCATGTAGTCCATGAGTATAACGTCATAGGGATTTTCCGCGCATTTTCTGAGGCATTCCTCCCCCGATTCGGCCTCGTCTACGGTAACTTCATTCTCCTTCATGAGCGAGCGCAGGACGATTCTGTTCATGTCGTTGTCGTCCACAACAAGCACCTTTGCGCCGGGAGCTTTGAGAATCTTGCGGACTTCCTTTTTCTTGTGGCCTGACTCTAATCCGTACTCCCTGAGAGTTTTTGCGCCTACAATTTTCTGCGGTATTACAACGTGGAATGTTGAGCCGATTCCGTATGTCGATGTAACTTCAACGCTTCCGCCCATGAGTTCAATTAGCCGTCCCGTTATGGCCAGTCCAAGCCCGGTACCCTCGATGTTATGAGTCTCCTTAGCGTCAATCCTGCTGAAGGACTTAAACAGCTTGGGAATATCCTCGGCGTGTATTCCGATTCCCGTGTCAGTAACAGTAACATGAAGAACAATTAATGACGGGTCATCGCCTTTTACGCCGGTCAATGTGAATTTCACGCTGCCTTTTTTCGTATACTTCACCGCGTTGTTGAGGATGTTTACCATAATTTGCTGGACTCTGATTCTGTCGCCGAAAAGCTCATCAGGCAGGGAGTCATCAATCTGCGCTGTGTACTGTAGTCCTTTCTGCTCGGCGCGGATCTTCACCATGTTGTCGACATCACGCAGTACGCGCCCTAAGTCGTAATTTCTTGACGCTAATTCGAGCTGGCCGGACTCAATTTTGGAGAAGTCGAGAATGTCATTGATGATGTGAAGAAGTGAATTGCCCGCGCTCTGAATGTCCCTTGCGTATTCGTAGACGGGGCCGGACTCATATTTCCGCAGGATAACTTCATCCATGCCCATAATTGTTGTGAGGGGTGTGCGAATTTCGTGGGACATGTTCGCGAGGAACTCGCCCTTTGCCTTGTCCGCGGCGATTGCTGCCTGGTTAGCGTCCTCAGCGATGGCTTTGGCTTTGCGTAGGCGGTCTAGTGTGCGCTCTAAATCCCTGTATGCGGGTGTCTCAAGAAGGAAGAAGAAGTAATACAGGTTGACCGACAGAATTATGAACAGCACCGGGATATGAGGGAACATCTGCGACTGTAGGAATATCAGCACCCAGCAGAACGCCAAATTTCCGCACAGTGCCCAGAATTGTCCCTTAGTGAAGGCTCTGCGGTACATGAATATCTCCGCCCATGCCCAAATCGCCCACAGTGCTATGAAGCCGTCTGTGATTACACTGCACAATGCCCCCTCTATGATTTTTCCGTCAGGGGATATTGAGTAGTTCGCCCCGGTGAAATGCCCGGCTAACTGAAGGTAGAAGAACACGCCGAGAAGTATATTCTGTATGTAGTGCATACGCCTCCGCCCGGGAGTGTCTGCCCCGAAATATGACATGTACCGCATGAACACAAAGAACACTCCGCAGTCAGCAGCCTGAAGAACGAGAGAGCATAAATATTTTGCGCCGGGTGAATAGGAGCTTGAGTCAGCAAGAATTATTGACGCTGCGACATCAACAAACGCGCTGGCCGTAACCATGTAGGCATAGCGGAGAAGCCCTTTCTTTTCTGACGATGTTCCCGAATAAATAATCTGAAGGTAAACGCATAGTGTAACGCTCAGAAATATAACGGCAATTTCTGACTCTATAATGTAATGAGCTTCCAACGTGAAAAAAACTCCTTCAGCAAATTTGAATGTGATGGGAGTATTATATATCCTGAACGCTAAATTTCAGGGCTGTAGCACCTGTGCTGTAATTGTGATATTATTCACGGCATGAATACTCACACAATCAGAAATTTAATCCTTGAGCCTGATACATCGGGCAATAATATTACGGCTTTATGTTTCTGCGCGTTCGGCATTGTAGCTTTTGTTACTATGGGAATCACGGGGCTTATACGAATCTGCGGGGGGCATGTCGCATCCGCGTGTGCGTATTTCGTGATCTCTCTTCTGTCGCTGGCAATGTTCCTTTACTCAGTCCGATGCCTTAGAGCCGGACAGCCTGAGAGACTGCGGAAATTGTCCTACCCATTAACGGCGGGGGGATTCATATTCGGCTTAACGTCATTATTCTTTCTTGACGGCGGTATGTTCGGAGGGGTGCCGATATTCTTCATACTGGCTGTAGTTGCGACTCCGTGCTTCCTTCCTACAGATGAAGCTGCTGTGATGGCAGGGCTTGAGATTTTCGCGTATGTAGCAAACGCATTATTCGCCCGGTATTATCCTGCCTCGATAGATTCCTCGCTGGCTGTTCCGGGAAACACCTTCCTTCCGATTCTGATTGTTACGGGAGTTCTTGCTATCTTCTGCCTGATGTACACGTATTCATACCGTCATCAGCAGTCCCGGCTTGACACGGCCATAGCTGAGGCTAAATCAGCAAACGAGGCTAAAAGCTCCTTCCTCAACAACATGAGCCACGAGATTCGCACGCCGATGAACTCAATACTCGGTATGAACGAAATGATACTACGCGAGGAGGAACGGCCCGAAATCCGCGAATATGCCCTAGTGATTCAGAGAAGCGGACGCGCCCTGCTGGGAATCATAAACGATGTATTAGACTTCTCGAAATTGCAGGACAAGAAAATGGAAATTATGCCTGTGCGCTATGATTTAAGCTCGCTTGTGAATGACCTTGTGAGCATGGCTGCGGAACAGGCAAAGAAAAAATCCCTCACCTTCACCGTGAACGTTGACAAAAAGATTCCCCGAATACTTGACGGCGACGAGTACCACATACGGCAGGTGATAATGAATATCCTGAACAACGCCATAAAGTACACCGAGCGCGGCGGAGTAACCCTCACAATCGGCTATGAGACTCTCGACACGTACAACATACTGCTGAAATGCGCCGTGAGTGATACGGGAATCGGCATAAAGTCAGAGGACATAGAAGACATCTTCCAGCCGTTTGAACACGTTGAAGCCTCGCGGAAATTTAGCGCGGACGGCTCCGGCTTGGGACTCCCAATCGTGCAGAAGCTCCTTCAGCTTATGGACTCGGAGCTGAGAGTCGAGAGCGTATTCCACAAGGGATCAACATTCGCATTTGACGTGAAGCAGTCTGTCATAAAGTGGGAGCCTCTCGGAGACTATGAGCGGGCATTCTCACAGACGGCGGCGAGGAACGGGAAAACGTTTACTCAGTCATTCCAAGCACCGAACGCAAGAGTGTTAGTTGTTGATGACGCTGATGTGAATTTATTGGTGTTCGCGAATCTCCTCAAGAAGACGAAAATCAAAATCGACACAGCTTCAAGCGGTCTCGAAATGCTCCAGATGGTGAGAATGAATCACTACAACATGATATTTCTTGACCACCGTATGCCGGGGATGGATGGCATTGAGGCGTTCCACAACATGAAGAAGATGACGGACGGACTGAACTATAACACGCCCGTTGTAGCCCTG is a genomic window of Synergistaceae bacterium containing:
- a CDS encoding response regulator, whose translation is MEAHYIIESEIAVIFLSVTLCVYLQIIYSGTSSEKKGLLRYAYMVTASAFVDVAASIILADSSSYSPGAKYLCSLVLQAADCGVFFVFMRYMSYFGADTPGRRRMHYIQNILLGVFFYLQLAGHFTGANYSISPDGKIIEGALCSVITDGFIALWAIWAWAEIFMYRRAFTKGQFWALCGNLAFCWVLIFLQSQMFPHIPVLFIILSVNLYYFFFLLETPAYRDLERTLDRLRKAKAIAEDANQAAIAADKAKGEFLANMSHEIRTPLTTIMGMDEVILRKYESGPVYEYARDIQSAGNSLLHIINDILDFSKIESGQLELASRNYDLGRVLRDVDNMVKIRAEQKGLQYTAQIDDSLPDELFGDRIRVQQIMVNILNNAVKYTKKGSVKFTLTGVKGDDPSLIVLHVTVTDTGIGIHAEDIPKLFKSFSRIDAKETHNIEGTGLGLAITGRLIELMGGSVEVTSTYGIGSTFHVVIPQKIVGAKTLREYGLESGHKKKEVRKILKAPGAKVLVVDDNDMNRIVLRSLMKENEVTVDEAESGEECLRKCAENPYDVILMDYMMPHMDGKQTLHNLKAMPDSPGSKAKVIVCTANALVGVRAELLSAGFDDFLSKPVNGKELEEMLAKYIPTEKITQGLEG
- a CDS encoding response regulator, with the protein product MNTHTIRNLILEPDTSGNNITALCFCAFGIVAFVTMGITGLIRICGGHVASACAYFVISLLSLAMFLYSVRCLRAGQPERLRKLSYPLTAGGFIFGLTSLFFLDGGMFGGVPIFFILAVVATPCFLPTDEAAVMAGLEIFAYVANALFARYYPASIDSSLAVPGNTFLPILIVTGVLAIFCLMYTYSYRHQQSRLDTAIAEAKSANEAKSSFLNNMSHEIRTPMNSILGMNEMILREEERPEIREYALVIQRSGRALLGIINDVLDFSKLQDKKMEIMPVRYDLSSLVNDLVSMAAEQAKKKSLTFTVNVDKKIPRILDGDEYHIRQVIMNILNNAIKYTERGGVTLTIGYETLDTYNILLKCAVSDTGIGIKSEDIEDIFQPFEHVEASRKFSADGSGLGLPIVQKLLQLMDSELRVESVFHKGSTFAFDVKQSVIKWEPLGDYERAFSQTAARNGKTFTQSFQAPNARVLVVDDADVNLLVFANLLKKTKIKIDTASSGLEMLQMVRMNHYNMIFLDHRMPGMDGIEAFHNMKKMTDGLNYNTPVVALTANAVLGARQLYIDEGFSDYISKPVDTVRLEQVLLEYLPPDLVLRGDDMTEDTPAPKAAVTETAEESPEPEDGSAKYKNIPGIDYNAAVTNCGTEDTFIQALEIFYNSLDKKADEIEGFEREKDIKNYTIKVHALKSAARLVGALKLSDDAKYLEACGDKNDIGEIESKTPALLSLYRSYKPELAKVFGANDEPDMSLPEISVDDLHEMYSLIKGFAADFDLDNIDRLMEETKHYRIPEAERGKFEKIKECVTSADWGTLEELL